Proteins encoded within one genomic window of Cucumis sativus cultivar 9930 chromosome 3, Cucumber_9930_V3, whole genome shotgun sequence:
- the LOC101213224 gene encoding glutamate synthase [NADH], amyloplastic isoform X1 has protein sequence MLAKPGSLLKLPAAPYTFNDNTSVKPQLNVNPKTRLGARAARCSASKGTSGLLNVSEKKFFGARLRAPGSGRVQFWHLDGPGRSPKLRLAVRSGLSSVPEKPLGLYDPSFDKDSCGVGFVAELSGETSRKTITDALEMLVRMSHRGACGCETNTGDGAGILLALPHEFFKQAARDNGFELPPAGQYAVGMFFLPTSDSRREESKKVFAQVAESLGHSVLGWRSVQTDNTGLGKSALLTEPVIEQVFLTPSTKSKVDLEKQMYILRRLSMVAIRAALNLEHGGARDFYICSLSSRTIVYKGQLKPVQLKDYYLDLGNERFTSYMALVHSRFSTNTFPSWDRAQPMRVLGHNGEINTLRGNVNWMKAREGLLKCKELGLSEDELKHLLPIVDASSSDSGAFDGVLELLIRAGRSLPEAVMMMIPEAWQNDKNMDPQRKALYEYFSCLMEPWDGPALISFTDGRYLGATLDRNGLRPGRFYVTHSGRVIMASEVGVVDIAPEDVSRKGRLNPGMMLLVDFENHVVVDDEALKQQYSLARPYGEWLKNQKIELKDVISSIDKSEMTSPTIAGALSAEDNMNNMGIHGLITPLKAFGYTTEALEMLLLPMAKDGVEALGSMGNDTPLAVMSNREKLTFEYFKQMFAQVTNPPIDPIREKIVTSMQCMIGPEGDLTETTEEQCHRLSLKGPLLSIGEMEAIKKMNYRGWRSKVLDITYPKYLGRRGLEETLDRICSEAQNAINEGFTTLVLSDRAFSSKRVSVSSLLAVGAVHQYLVKNLERTQVGLIVESAEPREVHHFCTLVGFGADAICPYLAIEAIWRLQIDGKIPAKSSGEFHTKEELVKKYFKASNYGMMKVLAKMGISTLASYKGAQIFEALGLSSEVVEKCFAGTPSRVEGATFEMLARDAHNLHEMAFPSRAFPPGSAEAVALPNPGDYHWRKGGEIHLNDPVVMAKLQEAARTNSVNAYKEYSKLVHELNKACNLRGLLKFKETGASIPLDEVEPASEIVKRFCTGAMSYGSISLEAHTTLAMAMNKIGGKSNTGEGGEQPSRMEPLPDGSMNPKRSSIKQVASGRFGVSIYYLTNADELQIKMAQGAKPGEGGELPGHKVVGEIAKTRNSTAGVGLISPPPHHDIYSIEDLAQLIHDLKNSNPAARISVKLVSEAGVGVIASGVVKGHADHVLISGHDGGTGASRWTGIKNAGLPWELGLAETHQTLVANDLRGRTVLQTDGQLKTGRDVAIAALLGAEEFGFSTAPLITMGCIMMRKCHKNTCPVGIATQDPVLREKFAGEPEHVINFFFMVAEEMREIMSQLGFRTVNQMVGRSDVLEVDKEVAWQNEKLENIDLSLLLRPAADLRPEAAQYCVQKQDHGLDMALDQKLIALSKSALEKSIPVYIETPIINVNRAVGTMLSHEVTKRYHMAGLPSETIHIKFSGSAGQSLGAFLCPGIMLELEGDSNDYVGKGLSGGKIVVYPPKGSLFDPKENIIIGNVALYGATSGEAYFNGMAAERFCVRNSGAKAVVEGVGDHGCEYMTGGTVVILGKTGRNFAAGMSGGIAYVLDMDGKFESRCNLELVDLDKVEEEDDILTLKMMIQQHQRHTSSNLAKEVLDNFENLLPRFIKVFPREYKRILANIKVQEAVKEASEPSAKDAEELDEAELVEKDAFEELKKMAAASLNGNSEQVEKTEPPKRPTEIPDAVKHRGFIAYEREGVKYRDPNVRMGDWNEVMEESKPGPLLKTQSARCMDCGTPFCHQENSGCPLGNKIPEFNELVYQNRWREALERLLETNNFPEFTGRVCPAPCEGSCVLGIIENPVSIKNIECAIIDKAFEEGWMIPRPPQARSGKQVAIVGSGPAGLAAADQLNKMGHKVTVYERADRIGGLMMYGVPNMKTDKVDVVQRRVNLMAEEGVNFVVNANVGTDPSYSLDQLRKENDALVLAVGATKPRDLPVPGRELAGVHFAMEFLHSNTKSLLDSNLQDGNYISAKDKKVVVIGGGDTGTDCIGTSIRHGCSRIVNLELLPQPPQTRAPGNPWPQWPRIFRVDYGHQEAAAKFGKDPRTYEVLTKRFIGDENGVVKGLEVIRVQWEKDADGRFQFKEVEGSEEIIEADLVLLAMGFLGPESTVAEKLSIEKDNRSNFKAEYGRFSTTVDGVFAAGDCRRGQSLVVWAISEGRQAAAQVDKYLAKEDKGGIVGEGGYEGVGNGSQDYKNRQQDSSSSSRHTVMT, from the exons ATGCTGGCGAAACCTGGTTCTCTTCTTAAACTTCCGGCTGCTCCTTACACATTTAATGATAACACCTCTGTTAAGCCTCAATTGAATGTTAACCCCAAAACTCGTTTAGGAGCGAGAGCTGCTCGATGTTCCGCTTCCAAGGGAACGTCCGGGTTGTTAAATGTGTCGGAGAAGAAGTTTTTTGGAGCCCGCTTGAGGGCTCCGGGATCTGGAAGAGTTCAGTTTTGGCATTTGGATGGTCCTGGCCGGTCACCGAAGCTCCGACTTGCTGTCCGGTCGGGTTTGTCGTCTGTGCCTGAGAAACCTCTTGGTCTTTATGATCCTTCGTTCGATAAGGACTCCTGTGGAGTTGGGTTTGTTGCTGAATTATCCGGCGAAACCAGCCGCAAAACG ATTACAGATGCTTTGGAAATGTTGGTTCGTATGTCACATAGAGGTGCTTGCGGTTGTGAAACAAATACTGGTGATGGAGCTGGAATTCTTCTTGCTCTTCCGCACGAGTTCTTTAAACAG GCGGCAAGAGATAATGGTTTCGAACTCCCACCGGCGGGGCAGTATGCCGTTGGCATGTTTTTCTTGCCCACTTCGGATTCTCGTAGAGAAGAGAGTAAAAAAGTATTTGCACAG GTTGCTGAATCACTTGGGCACTCTGTTCTTGGATGGCGGTCTGTGCAAACAGACAATACTGGATTGGGGAAGTCTGCCCTGCTGACGGAACCTGTGATTGAGCAAGTGTTCCTTACCCCAAGTACAAAATCGAAAGTTGACTTGGAGAAACAG ATGTACATATTAAGAAGGCTTTCAATGGTAGCAATTCGTGCTGCACTAAATCTCGAGCACGGTGGTGCTAGAGATTTCTACATATGTTCTCTCTCCTCAAG GACTATTGTGTACAAAGGTCAGTTGAAGCCTGTACAATTGAAAGATTATTACCTGGATCTTGGGAATGAAAGGTTTACGAGCTACATGGCcctg GTACACTCTCGGTTCTCAACCAACACTTTCCCTAGTTGGGATCGTGCTCAGCCTATGCGTGTTTTGGGCCACAATGGAGAAATCAACACCCTTAGAGGCAACGTGAATTG GATGAAGGCACGTGAAGGTCTGCTGAAGTGTAAGGAACTCGGCCTATCAGAAGACGAGTTAAAACATCTATTGCCTATTGTGGATGCCAGTTCTTCAGATTCAG GAGCTTTTGACGGTGTTCTTGAGCTTTTAATTAGAGCTGGTAGAAGTCTTCCAGAAGCTGTCATGATGATGATCCCTGAAGCATGGCAAAACGACAAGAATATGGATCCTCAGAGGAAGGCATTATATGAGTACTTCTCTTGTCTTATGGAACCATGGGATGGACCGGCTCTTATTTCAT TTACTGATGGTCGCTATCTTGGAGCTACTTTGGATCGCAATGGACTGCGGCCTGGTCGTTTCTATGTAACTCACAGTGGGAGAGTTATAATGGCCAGTGAGGTTGGTGTTGTAGACATTGCACCAGAAGATGTTTCACGGAAAGGAAGGCTCAACCCTGGGATGATGCTTTTAGtggattttgaaaatcatGTTGTTGTAGACGATGAAGCCCTGAAGCAGCAATATTCTCTTGCTAGGCCTTATGGAGAGTGGCTTAAAAACCAGAAGATTGAGCTAAAGGACGTCATTAGCTCAATTGATAAAAGTGAAATGACTTCTCCAACGATTGCAGGAGCATTGTCT GCTGAGGACAATATGAACAATATGGGCATTCATGGCTTAATAACTCCCTTGAAAGCCTTTGG CTACACTACTGAAGCCTTGGAGATGTTGTTGCTTCCTATGGCAAAAGATGGTGTTGAGGCCCTTGGTTCCATGGGAAACGATACTCCCTTAGCTGTCATGTCCAACAGAGAAAAGCTCACCTTTGAGTACTTCAAGCAAATGTTCGCACAGGTTACAAATCCTCCCATTGATCCCATCAGAGAAAAGATAGTGACCTCCATGCAATGTATGATTGGTCCAGAAGGGGATCTAACTGAAACTACTGAAGAACAATGTCATCGGCTCTCATTGAAAGGTCCTCTCTTATCCATTGGAGAAATGGaagcaataaaaaagatgaactATAGGGGCTGGCGAAGTAAAGTTTTAGATATCACATATCCAAAATACCTTGGTAGGAGAGGATTGGAGGAGACCTTGGATAGGATTTGTTCTGAAGCTCAGAATGCAATTAACGAGGGTTTTACCACACTTGTTCTTTCTGATAGAG CATTCTCAAGCAAGCGTGTTTCTGTGAGCTCACTCCTGGCTGTTGGTGCTGTCCATCAGTATCTAGTTAAAAATCTAGAACGCACTCAAGTTGGCTTGATAGTAGAATCTGCAGAACCCCGTGAAGTTCACCATTTTTGTACACTTGTGGGGTTCGGTGCTGATGCTATATGCCCTTACCTGGCTATTGAAGCCATCTGGAGATTACAAATTGACGGAAAAATTCCGGCAAAATCAAGTGGGGAATTCCACACCAAGGaggaattggtcaaaaagtATTTCAAGGCAAGCAACTACGGGATGATGAAAGTTCTTGCGAAGATGGGAATATCAACTTTGGCCTCGTATAAAGGTGCCCAAATTTTTGAAGCACTTGGCCTTTCATCCGAAGTGGTTGAGAAGTGCTTTGCTGGAACTCCAAGCAGAGTTGAGGGTGCAACATTTGAGATGCTGGCTCGTGATGCGCATAATTTGCATGAAATGGCTTTCCCCTCTAGAGCTTTCCCCCCTGGTAGTGCAGAAGCTGTAGCATTACCAAACCCTGGGGATTATCATTGGCGGAAAGGTGGTGAAATTCACTTAAACGATCCAGTTGTCATGGCAAAATTGCAAGAGGCTGCTCGAACTAATAGTGTAAATGCCTATAAGGAGTACTCCAAGCTTGTCCATGAGCTAAATAAAGCATGTAATTTGAGAGGACTTCTGAAATTCAAAGAGACGGGAGCGAGTATTCCTTTGGATGAAGTGGAGCCTGCTAGTGAAATTGTTAAGCGCTTTTGCACTGGTGCAATGAGTTATGGATCAATCTCTCTGGAGGCACACACTACTTTGGCCATGGCGATGAACAAAATTGGTGGAAAATCGAACACAG GTGAGGGAGGTGAGCAACCATCTCGAATGGAGCCTCTTCCTGATGGTTCAATGAATCCAAAGAGAAGTTCTATCAAACAAGTCGCGAGTGGGAGGTTTGGAGTTTCAATTTACTACCTCACTAATGCAGACGAACTGCAGATTAAAATGGCTCAG GGTGCCAAGCCTGGTGAAGGTGGTGAACTTCCTGGTCATAAAGTGGTTGGTGAAATTGCAAAAACGAGAAACTCTACAGCTGGGGTAGGGCTTATCAGCCCACCTCCTCATCATGATATATATTCTATTGAAGATCTTGCTCAGTTAATCCATGATCTCAAG AATTCAAATCCAGCTGCTCGGATTAGTGTGAAGTTGGTTTCTGAAGCAGGTGTTGGTGTAATTGCTAGTGGAGTTGTTAAGGGCCATGCAGATCATGTACTAATTTCAGGTCATGATGGAGGTACAGGTGCATCAAGGTGGACTGGCATCAAGAATGCTGGGCTTCCTTGGGAACTGGGGTTGGCTGAAACTCACCAAACTCTGGTTGCTAATGACCTTCGTGGTCGTACAGTGCTTCAGACGGATGGTCAATTAAAAACCGGAAGAGATGTGGCTATAGCTGCTTTGCTTGGTGCAGAGGAATTTGGCTTCAGCACTGCACCCCTTATCACAATGGGCTGCATTATGATGAGGAAGTGCCACAAAAACACATGTCCTGTTGGAATTGCTACTCAAGATCCTGTTCTTCGAGAGAAGTTTGCAGGAGAACCTGAACATGtgatcaactttttctttatggtaGCTGAGGAAATGAGGGAGATCATGTCACAGCTTGGATTTCGTACCGTCAATCAGATGGTTGGTCGTTCAGATGTGTTAGAAGTTGATAAAGAAGTTGCTTGGCAAAATGAGAAGCTAGAGAATATTGATCTATCTCTGCTTCTCAGACCTGCTGCTGATCTACGACCTGAAGCTGCTCAATACTGCGTGCAGAAACAAGATCATGGTCTGGACATGGCTTTGGATCAAAAACTGATTGCACTTTCAAAGTCTGCTTTAGAAAAAAGTATCCCTGTGTACATTGAAACACCAATCATCAATGTTAACCGTGCCGTCGGAACAATGCTTAGCCATGAGGTAACCAAGCGTTACCACATGGCTGGGCTTCCTTCTGAAACTATTCATATCAAATTCAGTGGAAGTGCTGGACAGAGTCTTGGAGCGTTTCTCTGCCCTGGGATAATGCTAGAGCTGGAGGGTGACAGCAATGACTATGTTGGCAAAGGATTATCAGGTGGCAAAATTGTTGTTTACCCACCAAAGGGAAGTTTATTTGATCCCAAGGAGAACATAATCATAGGTAATGTGGCTCTTTATGGTGCTACAAGTGGTGAGGCCTATTTCAATGGGATGGCAGCAGAAAGGTTTTGTGTTCGTAATTCAGGGGCAAAGGCTGTTGTGGAGGGTGTTGGCGATCATGGATGTGAATATATGACTGGTGGCACTGTTGTCATTCTTGGGAAAACTGGAAGGAATTTTGCTGCTGGTATGAGTGGAGGTATTGCTTATGTTCTTGACATGGATGGTAAATTTGAATCCCGATGCAATCTAGAGCTTGTGGATCTAgataaagttgaagaagaggatgaTATTTTGACTCTAAAAATGATGATACAGCAGCATCAGCGTCACACATCAAGCAATTTAGCCAAAGAAGTCCTTGACAACTTTGAGAACCTATTGCCTAGATTTATTAAGGTCTTCCCAAGGGAATATAAGCGTATTCTTGCCAAcataaaagttcaagaagCTGTCAAAGAGGCTTCAGAACCATCTGCTAAAGATGCTGAGGAGTTGGATGAGGCAGAGTTAGTTGAAAAGGATGCTTTTGAGGAGCTCAAGAAAATGGCTGCTGCCTCGTTGAATGGGAATTCCGAACAG GTTGAAAAGACAGAACCTCCAAAGAGACCTACTGAGATACCCGATGCTGTTAAGCATCGAGGTTTTATCGCTTATGAACGTGAAGGAGTGAAGTACAGAGATCCTAATGTTCGAATGGGAGATTGGAATGAGGTTATGGAGGAATCAAAACCTGGGCCGCTCTTAAAGACTCAATCAGCTCGATGCATGGATTGTGGTACCCCCTTTTGCCATCAG GAGAACTCGGGTTGCCCTCTTGGTAACAAGATTCCTGAATTCAATGAGTTAGTTTATCAGAATAGGTGGCGTGAAGCCCTGGAGCGGCTTCTTGAAACAAACAACTTCCCAGAGTTTACTGGCCGTGTCTGCCCAGCACCGTGTGAAGGATCTTGTGTTCTGGGCATTATTGAGAATCCTGTGTCCATCAAAAACATTGAATGTGCCATCATAGACAAGGCCTTTGAAGAGGGGTGGATGATTCCACGGCCTCCCCAAGCGAGATCCGG GAAACAAGTAGCTATTGTTGGGAGTGGACCAGCTGGCTTGGCTGCAGCCGACCAGCTAAATAAAATGGGACACAAGGTAACTGTGTATGAAAGAGCTGACAGAATTGGAGGACTTATGATGTATGGAGTTCCAAATATGAAGACTGACAAAGTGGATGTAGTTCAGCGGCGGGTTAACCTTATGGCAGAGGAAGGTGTTAACTTTGTTGTTAATGCTAATGTTGGAACTGATCCGTCATATTCTCTTGATCAGCTTCGCAAGGAAAATGATGCACTCGTTTTGGCTGTTGGTGCAACAAAACCAAG GGACCTTCCTGTACCTGGACGAGAACTAGCTGGAGTCCATTTTGCCATGGAATTTCTTCATTCAAACACAAAGAGCTTGCTTGATAGCAATCTCCAAGACGGCAACTACATTTCTGCAAAAGACAAGAAGGTAGTTGTGATTGGTGGTGGTGACACTGGGACAGATTGCATAGGAACCTCTATAAGGCATGGTTGCAGTAGGATAGTAAACCTCGAGCTTCTTCCACAGCCGCCACAGACCAGGGCTCCCGGAAACCCTTGGCCGCAG TGGCCTAGAATATTCCGAGTTGATTATGGGCACCAGGAAGCAGCTGCCAAATTCGGAAAAGATCCAAGAACATACGAGGTTTTGACTAAGCGGTTTATTGGAGATGAGAATGGGGTAGTGAAAGGACTTGAAGTAATTCGTGTTCAGTGGGAGAAAGATGCCGACGGAAGGTTCCAGTTTAAGGAGGTGGAAGGCAGCGAGGAAATAATAGAGGCGGATCTTGTTTTACTGGCGATGGGGTTCCTGGGGCCTGAATCG ACAGTAGCAGAGAAGCTTAGCATAGAGAAAGACAATAGGTCTAACTTCAAGGCCGAGTATGGCCGCTTCTCAACTACTGTAGACGGAGTATTTGCAGCGGGAGACTGTCGTCGAGGCCAATCCCTTGTGGTTTGGGCTATCTCGGAAGGACGGCAAGCAGCTGCTCAGGTGGACAAGTATTTAGCAAAGGAGGACAAGGGGGGTATTGTAGGTGAAGGAGGGTATGAAGGCGTTGGTAACGGCTCTCaagattataaaaatagaCAACAAGATAGTAGTAGTAGCAGCAGACACACAGTAATGACATAG